A genome region from Mugil cephalus isolate CIBA_MC_2020 chromosome 13, CIBA_Mcephalus_1.1, whole genome shotgun sequence includes the following:
- the LOC125019157 gene encoding MAD2L1-binding protein, with amino-acid sequence MMQRGRDPARTFKTMAEDSIIVISNSEDTENTSPDISVDPAVRRCLSFSSEKDISTAGEPKRACEILTLQSVPDAPSPRPESLEVSEQQLTPPPLGVKICLKAKNAINLKDATPKENGVSNVEDKENAAVPPITMTQDNTQEDNTSSLGGFQDSSASKQNTDAEDRDAEVLRKAQQEGRVNVVFPGTVTQEGCCRFVSEILKCILYQRQQLPMTYDQLVYSQKKQQASVQDKDTVSRRPVQSTDVESRKCQQTLQELEEVLQQLEVLFSVSRVPRVLLLMGGSLILPKELYEINMEALALASGDRCLRVSSCLRQLFRTLFVADLLSDTRPVRLMPTTVLALAHRDCGVGWFRPKLQFKVPTRVKNRIIALSTDPSIFVEPRAEGSEGQDYVWFQAPMTIKGFSN; translated from the exons ATGATGCAGCGCGGCAGAGACCCGGCGCGGACATTCAAAACCATGGCGGAAGACTCGATTATAGTCATATCAAACTCGGAGGACACTGAAAATACGTCCCCAGATATCAGCGTAGACCCCGCGGTGAGACGGTGTCTCTCGTTTTCGTCGGAAAAAGATATTAGCACTGCGGGGGAACCGAAGAGGGCGTGTGAAATCCTGACGTTACAAAGTGTTCCCGACGCCCCGAGTCCACGTCCAGAATCTTTGGAAGTTTCTGAACAACAactcacaccaccaccactgggTGTGAAGATATGTTTGAAGGCGAAAAATGCGATTAACTTAAAAGATGCCACCCCTAAAGAAAACGGTGTGAGTAATGTGGAAGACAAGGAAAACGCTGCCGTGCCCCCAATAACCATGACTCAAG ATAACACACAAGAGGACAACACTTCTAGTCTGGGAGGTTTTCAAGACTCCAGTGCCAGTAAACAGAACACCGACGCAGAGGACCGAGACGCTGAGGTTTTGAGAAAAGCACAACAGGAGGGCCGTGTGAATGTGGTGTTCCCCGGCACCGTGACTCAGGAAGGCTGCTGCCGCTTCGTCAGCGAGATCCTCAAGTGCATTCTCTATCAGAGACAACAGCTACCCATGACGTACGACCAGCTGGTGTACTCCCAGAAGAAACAGCAAGCGTCAGTGCAG GATAAAGACACGGTGAGTCGGAGGCCGGTGCAGTCTACAGACGTGGAATCGCGCAAGTGTCAGCAGACCCttcaggagctggaggaggtgctgcagcagctggaggtgcTGTTCTCCGTTAGCAGGGTGCCCCGTGTGCTACTGTTAATGGGCGGCTCCCTCATACTCCCCAAAGAGCTGTACGAGATCAACATGGAGGCGCTGGCGTTGGCCAGCGGAGATCGATGCCTGCGCGTGTCGTCGTGCCTGAGGCAACTCTTCCGCACTCTTTTCGTGGCCGACCTTTTGTCCGACACCAGACCCGTTCGCTTGATGCCCACCACGGTCTTGGCGCTGGCTCACAGGGATTGCGGCGTCGGCTGGTTCCGCCCTAAGCTGCAATTTAAAGTCCCAACTCGCGTAAAGAACCGAATCATCGCTCTGTCTACCGATCCCAGCATCTTTGTGGAACCAAGGGCAGAGGGCTCAGAGGGGCAGGATTATGTGTGGTTTCAAGCCCCCATGACTATTAAGGGCTTCAGCAACTGA